From Miscanthus floridulus cultivar M001 chromosome 15, ASM1932011v1, whole genome shotgun sequence, the proteins below share one genomic window:
- the LOC136507748 gene encoding homeobox-leucine zipper protein HOX27-like: protein MADNPAALSSPPARAGMTAWTTWANGRGGLTGAATLGRRRAGGARPGAPLRCTEQPGAARNRWPEADRGGAGQRRSGEWPGQGALAPGAAGAPRIRWPAAGWGGEGWRRGGAQPGRRRVGPGFAGQLKTTGGFGGRTKKKLRLSKEQYGFLEDSFKEHSTLTPRQNSDLASRLNLGPRQVAIWFQNRRAR from the exons atggccgacaaccctGCGGCTTTATCTTCTCCTCCGGCGAGGGCAGGGATGACGGCGTGGACGACGTGGGCGAAC gGCCGCGGCGGGCTCACCGGGGCCGCTACCTTGGGTCGGCGCCGGGCAGGCGGGGCGCGCCCGGGCGCGCCGCTGCGGTGCACCGAGCAGCCAGGGGCGGCCCGGAACCGGTGGCCGGAGGCCGACCGGGGTGGGGCGGGGCAGCGCCGGAGTGGGGAGTGGCCAGGGCAGGGGGCGCTGGCGCCAGGCGCGGCCGGGGCGCCCCGGATCCGGTGGCCAGCGGCCGGCTGGGGTGGGGAGGGGTGGCGCCGCGGCGGGGCGCAGCCGGGTCGGCGGCGCGTCGGCCCGGGCTTCGCGGG GCAGCTAAAGACAACTGGTGGGTTTGGTGGTAGAACCAAGAAAAAGCTGAGGCTGAGCAAGGAGCAGTATGGGTTCCTGGAGGACAGCTTCAAGGAGCACAGCACCCTGACGCCG AGACAGAATAGTGATTTAGCGAGCCGGCTCAACCTTGGACCACGGCAAGTGGCGATCTGGTTTCAAAACAGAAGAGCTCGGTAA
- the LOC136507749 gene encoding uncharacterized protein: protein MAWLGLGGLGRAGRPWRARLAGVAAAARAAVRGGAGAGRRPPPARAGGRGGMGRAGRAAAAARLGWSGGGSACGRSWLAGLRRRGGSGDGEARGGGTPSWAALLAAAAV, encoded by the coding sequence ATGGCGTGGCTGGGGCTAGGCGGGCTTGGACGGGCTGGCCGACCGTGGAGGGCACGACTAGCGGGCGTGGCCGCTGCGGCGCGTGCGGCCGTGCGTGGTGGGGCTGGGGCGGGCCGGCGACCGCCGCCGGCGCGCGCGGGCGGACGTGGCGGGATGGGGCGGGCTGgccgggctgcggcggcggcgaggctcgggtggagcggcggcggcagcgcgtgCGGCCGGTCGTGGCTTGCGGGGCTGCGGCGGCGAGGGGGCTCGGGCGACGGCGAGGCTCGCGGCGGCGGCACACCGAGCTGGGCGGCGCTCctcgcggcggcggctgtgtga